CACCGCCAGCGCTCGCCCCAGCCCTCATACCAGACGTCTACTTTAGTCACCATGACGCTTGCCTTTTTTGATCCTCTGACGAGAAGTGCTCTGCTCGTAGCGTTGCAAATCCGCAAGACTGTCGATTTTTGGCATAAACAGCCCCTCCAGTTCTTTGCTGCGGCCAAGCACCATCGCCACCCGCACCAGATTTTCAAAGCCGACGCTGCGACCCAGCTCAAGATTAGAGACGGTGTTTACGCCCACCCCGGCGCGGCGCGCAACCTCTGACTGAGTCATCTGCTGGCTGAGGCGCTCTTTGCGTAGCCGCTCACACAGTAGCCTGACGACCTCCTGCGGTCGGGTGAGAGATAAATCCAGCATGGTGGTGTTAAGA
This window of the Erwinia sp. E602 genome carries:
- a CDS encoding helix-turn-helix domain-containing protein gives rise to the protein MLDLSLTRPQEVVRLLCERLRKERLSQQMTQSEVARRAGVGVNTVSNLELGRSVGFENLVRVAMVLGRSKELEGLFMPKIDSLADLQRYEQSTSRQRIKKGKRHGD